CAAAAAATGCAAAGCACCAAAACCCTCACTCTTTATAACACAATCGTAGTGCAAGCATTACCGGGAGCCAAATCTTTACTGGCTCCGGAAACCAAAGCAAAACAAATTATGAAACTGGCTTTGAACCTTGGGCTGGAAAAAGCGGCGGAAGAATTTGATCTAAACTATACTTTAACACCTCCGATGAAGCCGGATTCACTACTTATTCCCGCTTCTGACATCAAGGGAAAATTACTTAAATATTTAAAAAGTGCAAAACCCGGCGATATTATTGAACCGCTATTTTCGGCTGAACTTTCCGATTGGATCATTTTTGAAGTAGTGGAAAAGCAAACCGAAAACTATCAAAGCTTGGAAGAAGTTCGCCAAAACATAATTGCAGAGCTTAGCCGCGAACGGAGAATTAGCCAGAATAAGCAGGTAGTTCAACAGTGGATTGCCAATCCTGATTTTCCTGCACCATATCAACTGATTAAATTAGATAATGTAACCATAGATTCCACTTGGGCTGGAAAACCGCTAACCAATATTTATTTTCAGGCAGCAAAAGCATATCTCGATAAATCAAAACAACCGCAACTCATTCAGGATGAAGTTATTATCGTTCCCAAAGTGATCAATTTTCGTCCCGTTAAAACCAAAATTGACCTTGAACGCATTAAAGCCGTTTACGAACAAACTCTTCCTGATGACTGGTTTGAAAAATGGTTAAGCGAGAAAGTTAAAACAGCCAGATTAGTTATTTACACTGAACCATGATTTGCTTTTCTGAACAAGATCATTATATTTTTATGAAAGAAGCATTATTGGAAGCCAAAATTGCAGCCCAAGAAGATGAAATACCAGTGGGGGGAGTTTTAGTTAAAGATGGCAACATTGTTTTACGAGAGCATAATCGTAGCCGTCAATTAGCCAATCCTTTGGCACATTGTGAAAAACTGCTTATTGACAAAATTCTTGCTTCAGAACCTGGGTTCCTTTACGACTATACTTTATATGTAACTTTAGAACCCTGCCTGATGTGTGCTGGAATGATTATTTTAAGTAAAATGGGAACTATCGTTTATGGCGCCAAAGACCCCAAAGCGGGAGTAGTTGGCTCCATCTACAAT
Above is a genomic segment from Candidatus Cloacimonas sp. containing:
- a CDS encoding nucleoside deaminase gives rise to the protein MICFSEQDHYIFMKEALLEAKIAAQEDEIPVGGVLVKDGNIVLREHNRSRQLANPLAHCEKLLIDKILASEPGFLYDYTLYVTLEPCLMCAGMIILSKMGTIVYGAKDPKAGVVGSIYNVLKDKSFNHHPTVVSGILADECSSLLKDFFSIKRKL